The Vidua macroura isolate BioBank_ID:100142 chromosome 4, ASM2450914v1, whole genome shotgun sequence genome window below encodes:
- the NSUN7 gene encoding putative methyltransferase NSUN7 isoform X1, with translation MPDSESNLVSSHVDVINGTSVLSEMKISDEKGSVKKRAVTQIGKNGYPDSIYINAAKIFQGIRTEKSTGRILVRYGDNSESPMVAFKDEHSRRVSYELAFNALKYQDLLEEILLDSKVYPCYSIPDELTSLLVVMLYDLQDRKFKKRKMFAEEELVAEVQEIGHYLYRYKTKLAAALARCRIKYDALSIEYFVPETISKQEQRTSSLPVCFWINTFKIGLEDVIRDLEMKGFTKVDSVSDFEHYTYAVDQHCHDVLVFPSSLREELLNLDLFAECKLLLQDKSRSLAVHSAQALLSEGGDIIIAHIGSHLTIAHMSVLTNDSSSRIFVCGVKSSAKEEELRNSFSHMGCKNIWLLHEDFTELQPTDSRLEKAKVILLLPQCSGLGAGNPMELILSEHRDAGLLRDLFQGFVSEDKLSILAERQLNELIHALKFNKVQGIVYCTCSIYPEENELVVKKALESGVEGDKVRPYRLIPSIFSSCSDSESSTEMFFKMEPSEISSGCFLAVLEREKDTSKKVSAKDILASAAAKALLDGIVEEKPKEEVKKQKVKQRRRKVTASDSKPKAAKLLHHHTGADVKAEVPVSKAANKIQEKHVCPKKPTNKIQEKHVCPTKAASDAPEKTVPGKKAASHTPQKTVHGKKAASNIQQKNVHQTKAASNIQQKNMHQTKAASNTSTSKAASNVSMAKEASSTSTSKAVSNTQQKNVPRTDSRVELKKSVNAD, from the exons ATGCCAGATTCTGAAAGTAATTTGGTGTCTTCACATGTGGATGTTATAAATGGTACTTCAGTCTtgagtgaaatgaaaatttcGGATGAAAAGGGATCTGTTAAAAAAAGAGCAGTGACTCAGATTGGGAAGAATGGCTATCCTGACTCCATATACATAAATGCAGCTAAGATTTTTCAAGGCATTCGTACTGAAAAGAGTACGGGTAGAATCCTGGTGCGGTATGGCGACAACTCTGAATCTCCCATGGTGGCTTTTAAAGATGAGCATTCCAGGCGTGTATCTTATGAACTGGCTTTCAATGCTCTAAAAT ATCAAGATCTTCTTGAAGAAATATTGTTAGATAGTAAGGTTTACCCATGCTACTCAATA CCAGATGAGTTAACCAGCTTGCTTGTTGTGATGCTTTATGACCTACAAGACCGAAAGTTTAAAAAACGAAAGATGTTTGCTGAAGAGGAACTTGTAGCAGAAGTTCAGGAAATAGGGCATTATTTATACAG GTATAAGACCAAACTGGCAGCTGCACTAGCACGATGTCGCATCAAATATGATGCTCTTTCAATTGAATACTTTGTACCAGAAACCATATCGAAGCAGGAACAAAGGACTTCTTCTTTACCTGTCTGTTTTTGGATTAACACATTTAAAATTGG CCTTGAAGATGTTATCAGAGATTTGGAGATGAAGGGATTCACAAAGGTTGACTCTGTGTCAGACTTTGAGCATTACACGTATGCTGTGGACCAACATTGCCATGATGTATtggtttttccttcctctcttagAGAAGAACTGCTTAATTTAGATCTTTTTGCAGAGTGCAAACTCTTACTGCAG GATAAGTCTCGCAGCCTTGCTGTACACTCTGCACAGGCGCTGTTGAGTGAAGGTGGTGACATTATAATTGCTCACATAGGCTCCCATCTGACCATTGCTCATATGTCAGTGCTGACAAATGACAGCAGCTCCAGAATTTTTGTTTGTGGTGTGAAATCTTCGGCAAAAGAAGAAGAACTGAGGAACAGTTTCAGTCACATGGGATGTAAAA aTATTTGGTTGTTACATGAAGACTTTACTGAGCTTCAGCCAACAGACTCAAGGCTTGAAAAGGCAAAAGTTATTTTGCTGCTACCACAATGCTCTGGACTGGGTGCTGGCAATCCAATGGAGCTTATTTTAAGTGAACACAGAG ATGCAGGATTGCTACGAGACCTTTTCCAAGGATTTGTGTCTGAGGATAAACTCAGTATTCTTGCTGAGAGGCAGCTTAACGAGTTGATTCATGCACTGAAAT ttAACAAAGTACAAGGTATTGTTTACTGCACTTGCTCAATTTAcccagaagaaaatgaacttgTAGTGAAAAAAGCACTGGAATCTGGAGTGGAGGGAGATAAAGTACGACCATATAG GCTTattccttctattttttcttcttgctctgATTCAGAGTCttccactgaaatgtttttcaaaatggaGCCATCAGAAATTTCCAGTGGTTGTTTCCTAGCTGTTCTAGAAAGAGAG AAAGATACTTCTAAAAAAGTGTCTGCTAAAGACATTTTggcttctgctgcagcaaaagCTCTACTAGATGGCATTGTTgaagaaaaaccaaaagaagaggtgaaaaagcagaaagtaaaACAACGTAGACGTAAGGTTACTGCTAGTGATAGTAAGCCAAAAGCTGCAAAACTCCTTCACCACCATACTGGAGCTGATGTTAAGGCTGAAGTTCCTGTGTCTAAAGCAGCCAATAAGATACAAGAAAAGCATGTGtgcccaaaaaaaccaaccaataAGATACAAGAAAAACATGTGTGCCCCACAAAAGCAGCCAGTGATGCACCAGAAAAGACTGTGCCCGGGAAAAAAGCAGCCAGTCACACACCACAGAAGACTGTGCATGGGAAGAAAGCAGCCAGTAACATACAACAAAAGAACGTGCACCAGACAAAAGCAGCCAGTAACATACAACAAAAGAACATGCACCAGACAAAAGCAGCCAGTAACACATCCACATCTAAAGCAGCCAGTAACGTATCCATGGCTAAAGaagccagcagcacatccacgTCTAAAGCAGTCAGTAACACACAGCAAAAGAACGTGCCCCGAACAGACAGTCGTGTTGAGCTGAAGAAATCTGTGAACGCTGACTGA
- the NSUN7 gene encoding putative methyltransferase NSUN7 isoform X2, producing MPDSESNLVSSHVDVINGTSVLSEMKISDEKGSVKKRAVTQIGKNGYPDSIYINAAKIFQGIRTEKSTGRILVRYGDNSESPMVAFKDEHSRRVSYELAFNALKYQDLLEEILLDSKVYPCYSIPDELTSLLVVMLYDLQDRKFKKRKMFAEEELVAEVQEIGHYLYRYKTKLAAALARCRIKYDALSIEYFVPETISKQEQRTSSLPVCFWINTFKIGLEDVIRDLEMKGFTKVDSVSDFEHYTYAVDQHCHDVLVFPSSLREELLNLDLFAECKLLLQDKSRSLAVHSAQALLSEGGDIIIAHIGSHLTIAHMSVLTNDSSSRIFVCGVKSSAKEEELRNSFSHMGCKNIWLLHEDFTELQPTDSRLEKAKVILLLPQCSGLGAGNPMELILSEHRDAGLLRDLFQGFVSEDKLSILAERQLNELIHALKFNKVQGIVYCTCSIYPEENELVVKKALESGVEGDKVRPYRVFH from the exons ATGCCAGATTCTGAAAGTAATTTGGTGTCTTCACATGTGGATGTTATAAATGGTACTTCAGTCTtgagtgaaatgaaaatttcGGATGAAAAGGGATCTGTTAAAAAAAGAGCAGTGACTCAGATTGGGAAGAATGGCTATCCTGACTCCATATACATAAATGCAGCTAAGATTTTTCAAGGCATTCGTACTGAAAAGAGTACGGGTAGAATCCTGGTGCGGTATGGCGACAACTCTGAATCTCCCATGGTGGCTTTTAAAGATGAGCATTCCAGGCGTGTATCTTATGAACTGGCTTTCAATGCTCTAAAAT ATCAAGATCTTCTTGAAGAAATATTGTTAGATAGTAAGGTTTACCCATGCTACTCAATA CCAGATGAGTTAACCAGCTTGCTTGTTGTGATGCTTTATGACCTACAAGACCGAAAGTTTAAAAAACGAAAGATGTTTGCTGAAGAGGAACTTGTAGCAGAAGTTCAGGAAATAGGGCATTATTTATACAG GTATAAGACCAAACTGGCAGCTGCACTAGCACGATGTCGCATCAAATATGATGCTCTTTCAATTGAATACTTTGTACCAGAAACCATATCGAAGCAGGAACAAAGGACTTCTTCTTTACCTGTCTGTTTTTGGATTAACACATTTAAAATTGG CCTTGAAGATGTTATCAGAGATTTGGAGATGAAGGGATTCACAAAGGTTGACTCTGTGTCAGACTTTGAGCATTACACGTATGCTGTGGACCAACATTGCCATGATGTATtggtttttccttcctctcttagAGAAGAACTGCTTAATTTAGATCTTTTTGCAGAGTGCAAACTCTTACTGCAG GATAAGTCTCGCAGCCTTGCTGTACACTCTGCACAGGCGCTGTTGAGTGAAGGTGGTGACATTATAATTGCTCACATAGGCTCCCATCTGACCATTGCTCATATGTCAGTGCTGACAAATGACAGCAGCTCCAGAATTTTTGTTTGTGGTGTGAAATCTTCGGCAAAAGAAGAAGAACTGAGGAACAGTTTCAGTCACATGGGATGTAAAA aTATTTGGTTGTTACATGAAGACTTTACTGAGCTTCAGCCAACAGACTCAAGGCTTGAAAAGGCAAAAGTTATTTTGCTGCTACCACAATGCTCTGGACTGGGTGCTGGCAATCCAATGGAGCTTATTTTAAGTGAACACAGAG ATGCAGGATTGCTACGAGACCTTTTCCAAGGATTTGTGTCTGAGGATAAACTCAGTATTCTTGCTGAGAGGCAGCTTAACGAGTTGATTCATGCACTGAAAT ttAACAAAGTACAAGGTATTGTTTACTGCACTTGCTCAATTTAcccagaagaaaatgaacttgTAGTGAAAAAAGCACTGGAATCTGGAGTGGAGGGAGATAAAGTACGACCATATAG AGTCttccactga